In Antarcticibacterium arcticum, the genomic stretch AGATATTTTTATTGAGAATGGGATAATTAAAGAAATAGGTGCTTCTCTAAAGGTAAAGGATCCGGACCGTGAAATTGTTCTGAAAGACCTGCACGTTTCTGTAGGTTGGTTTGATAGCAGTGTAACGTTTGGAGAACCCGGTTATGAAGAAAGGGAAACTATAAAAAATGGCCTGGATACAGCTGCTCTTAGCGGGTTTACAGCCATCGCTTTAAATCCCTGTACCAACCCGGTCATAGATGATAACGGTACTGTTACATCAATTCTTTCCAAAGCCCAGGGTCATCCGGTTAATATGCATCCTATTGGTGCTCTTACCCGAAATTCCCAGGGAAAGGACCTTGCAGATCTTTACGATATGTCCCAGGCAGGAGCCATTGCTTTTGGAGATCACAAACAGGCGGTCATGAATTCAAATCTTTTGAAGCTCGCCCTTCAATATGTACAAAATTTTGGAGGCCTGGTACAATCCTTTCCGCAGGATAATAATATTGCCGGGAAAGGGGTTATTAATGAAGATGAGAACAGTACGCGTTTAGGTTTAAGGGGCATTGCGCCTTTAGCTGAAGAAATGCAAATCGCAAGGGACCTTTCTTTACTGGAGTATACCGGGGGAAAATTACACATTCCAACTATTTCCACATCCGGCGCTGTGAAACTTATTAAAGAAGCCAAAAAGAAAGGCCTGGATGTTTCCTGCAGTGTTGCAATTCATAATCTCATATTTTCTGATGATGTGTTGATGGAATTTGATACTAATGCGAAGGTCCTGCCTCCACTGCGTAATAAAAAGACCTTGAAAAAGCTGCAGGCGGGTTTAAAAGAAGGAACTATAGATATGGTTACTACAGATCATACTCCTATAGATATTGAACATAAAAAAGTTGAATTTGAACAGGCCTTATATGGTACAATTGGCCTGGAATCGGCTTTTGGGGCTCTGTTGAATATAACATCCCTGGAGGAAACCATAGACTATCTTACCCGGGGGAGAAGCCGCTTTGGCCTTCCGGTTCCGGAAATAGCCAAAGGTGAGAAGGCAAACCTTAGTTTATTCACACCAAAAGGAAAACAAATATTTACACAGGAAAATATATTTTCCAGTTCGCGGAACAGTCTGTTTTTGGAACACGAATTAACAGGGAAGGTCTACGGGATAATATCAGGAAATAACATTCTAATAAAGGAGTGAGTTTATTAATTAATCAAGGAACCTATGAACAATACAGTTGAAGCAGGAAAAACTGCCGCCATTGTTGCCTACCTCACAATAATAGGAACAATTATCGCCTATTTCATGAACAATGACACCAAAAACCCATTTGCAGCATTTCATATACGCCAGGCACTGGGCATACATATAACCTTTTATCTTCTTGGGGCATTTGTAAGCATTTTTGACAGCTGGTTGATATCCTATCCATTTTATATTTTTATTATTATTTTATTTGGGTATGGCTTGTTTACAGCTATTCAGGGAGAAACAAAAGAAGTTCCGCTATTGGGGAATTATTATCAAAAATGGTTTAGTACAATTCAGTAATGACATCAAAAGATCTTTGTTTACATCATCTTATAAGAGAGCCAAAAGAAAAAAAAGAAAAATCCCCTGTTTTGATCATGCTTCATGGTTATGGCAGTGATGCCAATGACCTGTTTTCTTTCGCCTCTGAACTACCCGAAGAATTATTCATAATTTCTGCGCAGGCGCCTTACCCCCTACCACCTTATGGCAATGCATGGTATGCTATAAATTTTGATTCAGTGCAGGGAAAGTTCAGCGATGATTTCCAGGCCATTGAATCCCGTAATAAGATCGTACGATTTATTGACGAGGTTGTGGAAAATTATCCTGTAGATCCCGGGAATGTTACACTTCTGGGTTTCAGCCAGGGTACTATATTAAGTTACGCAGTGGCCCTTAGCTATCCTGAAAGGATTAAGAATGTTATTGCTTTAAGCGGTTATATTAACCTTGACATTCTGGAGAAAGGCTACCGGAATAACGATTTCTCTAAACTTGGCATTTATGCCTCACATGGGTCACAAGACCAGGTGATCCCTGTATCCTGGGCGAGAAGAAATCCTGAAATTTTGAAAAGCCTGGCTATTGAGCACACCTATTCTGAATTTCCCGTTGGCCATGGCGTTGCCCCACAAAATTTAATGGAGTTAAAAAACTGGCTAAAAAAGAGGCTTTAATTTACCGGATAAAGAAAAGAACTTTCAGTATTCAACTTGAGGTTTTTGTTTTCGTCGATTTCATAAGATATAAACAACTCTCCCCAATAGGTACCATCAGTAAAATCAGCGATGATCCATTTGTGGTTAAGAACCTTTACCTTGTTAATGCGCATTACCCCTTCCATACCGGCAAAGGGTACCAATTCATTATCTTCACCGGCGGTATTACGACCTATTAATTCATCTTCAAGGCTGCGCTCAAGTTGGACAGGATCTATACCCTGATCTTCAAAATAAGAGATGGCTTCTCCATTTTGGGCAAGGGAAAAATATTTTAACCCTGCATTTTCCGTTAATAATTCTCTATTGGATGTATCTGCCTTTTCAAGCTGGCTTTCCAGGTTCTCAATATAGGAGTCTTTTGAATCCAGAATTTTTTTATCATTCACGTATATAAAAATCGTGAACATAAGGGTAAAGATAAAAAGGTATAAAAAGATCTTGCTGCGCATTAAATAGTTATTTTAAGATTATCGTAGGCCAAAAAAACATTTTCGGGTAAACTTTG encodes the following:
- a CDS encoding dihydroorotase — protein: MKILLRSARIIAPSSPYHQKKADIFIENGIIKEIGASLKVKDPDREIVLKDLHVSVGWFDSSVTFGEPGYEERETIKNGLDTAALSGFTAIALNPCTNPVIDDNGTVTSILSKAQGHPVNMHPIGALTRNSQGKDLADLYDMSQAGAIAFGDHKQAVMNSNLLKLALQYVQNFGGLVQSFPQDNNIAGKGVINEDENSTRLGLRGIAPLAEEMQIARDLSLLEYTGGKLHIPTISTSGAVKLIKEAKKKGLDVSCSVAIHNLIFSDDVLMEFDTNAKVLPPLRNKKTLKKLQAGLKEGTIDMVTTDHTPIDIEHKKVEFEQALYGTIGLESAFGALLNITSLEETIDYLTRGRSRFGLPVPEIAKGEKANLSLFTPKGKQIFTQENIFSSSRNSLFLEHELTGKVYGIISGNNILIKE
- a CDS encoding DUF4870 domain-containing protein translates to MNNTVEAGKTAAIVAYLTIIGTIIAYFMNNDTKNPFAAFHIRQALGIHITFYLLGAFVSIFDSWLISYPFYIFIIILFGYGLFTAIQGETKEVPLLGNYYQKWFSTIQ
- a CDS encoding alpha/beta hydrolase, with protein sequence MTSKDLCLHHLIREPKEKKEKSPVLIMLHGYGSDANDLFSFASELPEELFIISAQAPYPLPPYGNAWYAINFDSVQGKFSDDFQAIESRNKIVRFIDEVVENYPVDPGNVTLLGFSQGTILSYAVALSYPERIKNVIALSGYINLDILEKGYRNNDFSKLGIYASHGSQDQVIPVSWARRNPEILKSLAIEHTYSEFPVGHGVAPQNLMELKNWLKKRL